From Caldisericota bacterium:
TAACTATTAGCTCATATGCCCCCAGGTCTATGCTAATATAATAACATATAGACCAAGGAGGTAACAGTTACATGATCAATAGTATTTGTAATAATTTAGTTAAGTCACCAGAGGGTTGTTTTAAACGTGATGTCATAGAGGGGTATGGATTATCGAGAGTTGAAACCAATGTGCTCTGGGACTACGTGAATAATTTTGTAAAAGAACATTATCTTGCTTGTAGATTTGACAATCAGATCATATTCTATGCTGTCTCAGCTGATGAACCGGCAGGGAAGCCAATTAAAGACTGTAGGCTTATTCCGGTAAATCTTACTCTATACAGCCGTGCAGACCAAAGAATTAAGGCTAAGCTCGGAATTCCTGCTCTAAGAGAATACTTGGCAGCTAGGCTTTCGGAAGAAGCACATCACCAGGGAGGTCTGCTTTCTCAGGCTGATCTTGCTGAGATATTAATTGTCGATAAGTCTACGGTAAAGAGAATCGTCAAAAGAATAAAAACAAGAGGTGGCAGCATACCTACCCGGGGGGAGATCAAAGATATCGGACCCGGGATATCACATAAGGCAAGAATCATTGAACTACTCTTAAAAAGATATCAACCCACCGAGGTAGTCTTAAAGACCAAACACAGTCTGTCATCGGTAACCAGGTACTTTGAAAATTTTATCAAGGTCGTCTATCTACATGATGAAGGATTCAGCATCGTCAAAA
This genomic window contains:
- a CDS encoding DUF1670 domain-containing protein, coding for MINSICNNLVKSPEGCFKRDVIEGYGLSRVETNVLWDYVNNFVKEHYLACRFDNQIIFYAVSADEPAGKPIKDCRLIPVNLTLYSRADQRIKAKLGIPALREYLAARLSEEAHHQGGLLSQADLAEILIVDKSTVKRIVKRIKTRGGSIPTRGEIKDIGPGISHKARIIELLLKRYQPTEVVLKTKHSLSSVTRYFENFIKVVYLHDEGFSIVKIRHLTGTSEKVVGEYLTLYARYRENKDYTERLEEIKGYLSSKKRGLL